The following are from one region of the Candidatus Bathyarchaeia archaeon genome:
- a CDS encoding FkbM family methyltransferase: MHNQQKHFLPSWKYARPTSANTSSASLGRRDYLSNLIWLFIASGTLVHEVENWPTVIRYYLSPSNSQFVAIRFRNRDVLLAPRGYIFEAIAGTLLSNTYRFGGAPSVVVDVGASIGDFSLLASRKKETRVYSYEKDSGYCDYLRKNMELNMRHSVRIFQEMADRYTLRSIIEHGEETIDFLKMDCEGCEYDMLLHCAPTVLARVRTIALEIHERPPYTKAGLIDHLKRCGFQVSESETFWRGHYVYASHETTSSDVHTLVEGDQKPR, encoded by the coding sequence ATGCATAACCAACAGAAGCACTTCCTGCCTTCCTGGAAATACGCCCGTCCGACATCCGCCAATACGTCATCAGCATCGCTCGGGCGAAGAGATTATCTGTCGAATTTGATTTGGCTCTTCATTGCCTCTGGAACACTTGTGCATGAGGTCGAGAATTGGCCAACGGTGATACGCTACTACCTATCTCCTAGCAACAGCCAATTCGTTGCAATTCGATTTCGAAATCGTGATGTTTTGCTAGCCCCGAGGGGCTACATATTCGAAGCTATAGCCGGGACACTCTTATCGAATACCTACCGCTTCGGCGGCGCTCCTTCCGTTGTTGTTGACGTTGGAGCCAGTATTGGCGACTTCTCACTTTTGGCTTCCCGAAAAAAGGAAACCCGTGTCTACTCCTACGAGAAAGATTCCGGATACTGCGATTATTTGCGGAAAAACATGGAGCTGAACATGCGACACTCTGTTCGCATCTTTCAGGAGATGGCCGATCGATACACTCTCCGATCGATCATTGAACATGGTGAGGAGACGATAGACTTCCTAAAAATGGATTGCGAGGGCTGCGAGTACGACATGTTGTTACATTGTGCGCCTACAGTCTTGGCTAGAGTTAGAACAATCGCGCTGGAAATTCACGAACGACCGCCGTACACGAAGGCCGGCCTCATCGATCACCTGAAGCGTTGTGGCTTCCAGGTTTCCGAGAGCGAAACATTCTGGCGGGGTCATTACGTCTACGCGTCTCATGAAACCACTAGCTCTGATGTGCACACTCTTGTCGAGGGAGACCAAAAGCCTCGATAG
- a CDS encoding FkbM family methyltransferase: MGLVSPQDKVFLDVGAHYGLVSARIASMLPRSLRVIAIEAHPANYGALKNNIELNRLTNAEAHNFAIANSTGTTHMQAHDGISTHYKLTNNDLSANSSPDVRCYTLPDVLEKLELSHVDLVKLDIEGLELEVLQSCFPALTGRIGKLDIEVHHVAEVAPIRDLLVASGFAVQVRRWGILSESHRVIAVKTSLNLELKDIPIQLRA, translated from the coding sequence TTGGGTCTTGTATCGCCTCAAGACAAAGTCTTCTTGGATGTCGGTGCTCACTACGGGCTGGTGTCTGCACGAATCGCTTCCATGCTTCCACGCTCGTTGCGAGTAATTGCCATTGAGGCACATCCGGCAAATTACGGCGCGCTAAAGAACAACATCGAACTCAACCGACTTACGAATGCCGAGGCACATAATTTCGCGATAGCAAACTCTACGGGGACAACTCATATGCAGGCTCACGATGGGATATCGACACACTACAAGCTGACGAATAATGATCTAAGTGCCAATTCATCCCCAGACGTACGGTGCTACACGCTACCAGATGTTCTCGAGAAACTCGAATTAAGTCATGTAGACTTGGTCAAGCTCGATATTGAAGGTCTGGAGCTTGAGGTATTGCAGTCCTGTTTTCCCGCTCTTACAGGAAGGATTGGAAAGTTGGACATCGAAGTGCATCATGTCGCTGAAGTTGCGCCCATACGAGACCTTCTAGTAGCGAGCGGGTTTGCTGTACAAGTTAGACGGTGGGGGATTCTGTCCGAGTCCCATAGAGTCATCGCGGTGAAAACCTCCTTGAATTTAGAGCTTAAAGACATTCCAATTCAGCTCCGTGCCTGA
- a CDS encoding glycosyltransferase, giving the protein MSLPDSLLYLKARQPGFNLHSYYTDFGSYPPLGWRILTPRSSNRRGPGILRQFHVAIQTSSTFWNLSNSFAPVIEKLAFRYTSRPDQLERYADIVYCANHVQTRSKKWIADCEHVAALTGYYDPGSMATWLGNRLQVRSCMGLFCWSNKARENSKKVLGKLFPADKSHVVYPATIWAGNSRERPNSDGFVRILHMTTHRSSHLENLSNFYVKGTRDVLLILKRLSRDSPRLARKIIVVIRAWCPPAYVAKLRALGIKIEMIEHPLTRADALAHLASSDLALLPCHSTPTMAFIEAMSKSLPVIANDVWANSEYLFDGKTGFLVEPPKDVRYSNRCLTPLWYRPGFTQSLKTSLDTEYLVRHLNALSYMLEDENLLRSLRTKTGNSFVNSPFDISRRNKELGHLLNRALS; this is encoded by the coding sequence TTGTCGCTCCCCGATAGTCTACTCTATCTTAAGGCTCGACAACCAGGGTTTAACCTTCACTCATACTATACGGATTTCGGGTCGTATCCCCCTCTCGGATGGCGAATACTTACTCCACGGAGCAGCAACCGCCGAGGACCGGGCATCCTGAGACAATTTCATGTGGCAATTCAGACATCCTCGACTTTCTGGAATCTATCAAACTCGTTTGCACCTGTAATCGAAAAGCTTGCATTCCGCTATACTAGTCGTCCGGACCAGCTTGAGCGATACGCCGACATCGTTTATTGCGCGAACCATGTTCAAACGAGATCGAAGAAATGGATAGCAGACTGCGAACATGTCGCAGCGCTGACTGGATACTATGATCCGGGCTCGATGGCGACATGGCTTGGGAATCGACTTCAAGTCCGTTCGTGTATGGGACTATTTTGTTGGTCCAACAAAGCTAGGGAGAACTCCAAAAAAGTTCTTGGCAAACTCTTCCCCGCTGATAAGTCTCATGTCGTTTACCCAGCGACCATCTGGGCCGGAAATTCACGAGAGCGACCCAACTCTGATGGCTTTGTTAGGATCCTCCATATGACTACCCATAGAAGTTCCCATCTCGAAAATTTGTCCAACTTCTACGTAAAGGGTACGCGAGACGTCTTGCTGATTCTGAAACGCCTATCGCGAGACTCACCTAGGTTGGCAAGAAAGATAATTGTCGTCATTAGGGCATGGTGTCCCCCGGCTTATGTAGCCAAACTTAGAGCGCTTGGGATTAAGATCGAAATGATTGAACACCCACTCACCCGGGCCGACGCACTTGCCCACTTGGCTAGCTCAGATCTGGCGCTTCTACCTTGCCACTCAACCCCGACTATGGCTTTCATCGAAGCGATGTCCAAGAGTCTCCCCGTTATTGCAAACGACGTATGGGCTAATTCCGAATACTTGTTCGATGGGAAGACGGGTTTCTTGGTCGAGCCACCGAAGGATGTTCGGTATTCTAATCGTTGTTTGACCCCACTATGGTACAGGCCCGGTTTTACCCAATCTCTGAAAACGTCACTAGATACTGAGTATTTAGTAAGGCATCTCAATGCCTTGTCATACATGCTTGAGGACGAGAACCTCCTTCGCTCTCTACGAACAAAGACCGGTAACTCCTTTGTGAATAGTCCGTTCGACATAAGCAGGCGAAATAAGGAACTAGGCCACTTGCTTAACAGGGCTCTAAGTTAG